From Halomicrobium salinisoli, the proteins below share one genomic window:
- a CDS encoding thioredoxin family protein, with the protein MPLETMEPNPVWVEDAYSDTVDTLEEHGEELTFKVWGGDWCKDCRSQLPDFGAALEAAGVPDENVEHYAVEKEDDGSKVGPKVEEYDIELIPTVVVEKDGEEIARFVEEEPVPISVYLADEIEAALA; encoded by the coding sequence ATGCCACTGGAGACCATGGAGCCGAACCCGGTGTGGGTCGAGGACGCCTACTCGGACACCGTCGACACGCTCGAGGAACACGGCGAGGAGCTGACGTTCAAGGTCTGGGGCGGCGACTGGTGCAAGGACTGCCGCTCGCAACTGCCGGACTTCGGCGCGGCGCTGGAGGCGGCCGGGGTGCCCGACGAGAACGTCGAGCACTACGCCGTCGAGAAGGAGGACGACGGCAGCAAGGTCGGTCCGAAGGTCGAGGAGTACGACATCGAACTGATTCCGACCGTCGTCGTGGAGAAAGACGGCGAGGAGATCGCCCGCTTCGTCGAGGAGGAGCCCGTCCCCATCTCCGTCTACCTGGCCGACGAGATCGAAGCGGCACTGGCCTGA
- a CDS encoding PLP-dependent cysteine synthase family protein: MKESILETLGSPLVAVESPEGATVAAKVESFNPGGSAKDRPATAMIEAAEDAGEITPGDTLVEPTSGNTGIGLAMAGAAKGYDVRLIMPGSKSPERRQIMKAYGAEIELVEGDISDARERADELDEQDGFLQLRQFENGANPQAHYETTGPEILEQVGDRTVDALVAGVGTGGTISGIGRRLREAFPDVRIVAVEPEDNAVLSGMEPGTGEDSFQGMGPGFVSDNLDVDLLDDVTTVGLDAAEDECRRLAREEGVLVGQSSGASNLAAREEAQRLLDEGVEDPLVVTVFWDSGERYMSTGMFDD, encoded by the coding sequence ATGAAGGAGTCCATTCTGGAGACGCTGGGGTCGCCGCTCGTGGCGGTCGAGTCGCCCGAGGGCGCGACCGTCGCCGCGAAGGTGGAGTCGTTCAACCCCGGAGGATCCGCCAAGGACCGCCCGGCGACGGCGATGATCGAGGCCGCCGAGGACGCCGGCGAGATTACGCCGGGCGACACGCTCGTCGAGCCGACGAGCGGCAACACGGGCATCGGGCTGGCGATGGCCGGCGCGGCGAAGGGGTACGACGTGCGCCTGATCATGCCCGGCTCGAAGTCGCCCGAGCGCCGCCAGATCATGAAGGCCTACGGCGCCGAGATCGAACTGGTCGAGGGCGACATCTCCGACGCCCGCGAACGGGCCGACGAACTCGACGAGCAGGACGGCTTCCTCCAGCTCCGGCAGTTCGAGAACGGGGCGAACCCGCAGGCCCACTACGAGACGACCGGCCCCGAAATCCTCGAGCAGGTGGGCGACCGGACCGTCGACGCGCTCGTGGCCGGCGTCGGCACCGGCGGGACGATCTCGGGGATCGGTCGACGCCTCCGCGAGGCGTTCCCCGACGTGCGGATCGTCGCCGTCGAACCGGAGGACAACGCCGTGCTCTCCGGCATGGAGCCCGGCACCGGCGAGGACAGCTTCCAGGGCATGGGCCCGGGCTTCGTCAGCGACAACCTCGACGTGGACCTGCTCGACGACGTGACGACGGTGGGCCTCGACGCGGCCGAGGACGAGTGCCGTCGGCTGGCCCGCGAGGAGGGCGTCCTCGTCGGCCAGTCCTCCGGCGCGTCGAACCTGGCCGCCCGCGAGGAGGCACAGCGGCTCCTCGACGAGGGCGTCGAGGACCCGCTCGTCGTGACGGTCTTCTGGGACAGCGGCGAGCGCTACATGTCGACGGGCATGTTCGACGACTAG
- a CDS encoding helix-turn-helix transcriptional regulator gives MEEVRGLADVVAQRREFLAALADRPRSKPDLVAATDTSRSTVDRAISDLSERGLVARDGNVYRPTYAGTRVLSIHEGYLGRLADVDRASDVLSDLPPDADLDPALLDGADVRTAEPHAQEYPIRPVVDVVADAQCLGAVVPVVTPQYVDAIRAACEGAATGGSEPSERASGSERSERPASHAADRGVDVDLVVTPAVAETLQRRHAESIRICREAGLTLYETEAAPPYALWAADTGTETCAGAVVHSETGVTGAVLNDADAAHEWARETVERYRASATELDL, from the coding sequence ATGGAGGAGGTGCGAGGGCTCGCCGACGTCGTCGCGCAGCGCAGGGAGTTCCTGGCGGCACTGGCCGATCGACCGCGCTCGAAGCCCGACCTCGTCGCGGCCACCGACACGTCGCGGTCGACGGTCGACCGGGCGATATCGGACCTGTCGGAGCGCGGGCTCGTCGCGCGGGACGGGAACGTCTACCGACCGACCTACGCCGGCACCCGCGTCCTGTCGATCCACGAGGGGTACCTCGGGCGGCTGGCCGACGTGGACCGGGCGAGCGACGTCCTGTCGGACCTGCCGCCCGACGCCGACCTGGATCCGGCCCTGCTCGACGGGGCCGACGTCCGGACCGCCGAGCCCCACGCTCAGGAGTACCCGATCAGGCCGGTCGTCGACGTGGTCGCCGACGCGCAGTGCCTCGGGGCCGTCGTGCCCGTGGTGACGCCGCAGTACGTCGACGCGATCAGGGCGGCCTGCGAGGGCGCAGCGACCGGAGGGAGCGAGCCCTCGGAACGGGCGAGCGGGAGCGAACGGAGTGAGCGACCCGCGAGCCACGCGGCAGACCGCGGCGTCGACGTCGACCTGGTGGTCACGCCGGCGGTCGCGGAGACGCTACAGCGGCGCCACGCGGAGTCGATCCGGATCTGCCGCGAGGCGGGGCTGACGCTCTACGAGACGGAAGCAGCGCCGCCGTACGCCCTGTGGGCGGCCGACACCGGGACGGAGACCTGCGCCGGCGCCGTCGTCCACTCGGAGACGGGGGTCACCGGCGCGGTCCTGAACGACGCCGACGCGGCCCACGAGTGGGCCCGCGAGACGGTCGAGCGGTACCGCGCGTCGGCGACGGAACTGGACCTCTGA
- a CDS encoding DUF5804 family protein — protein MTQVCLVGDGEVNLRYELLSRETARDALATYDLREPFANSLAVETVSLGAAVSLLNDLDWYLVRFVDAALVREPSISETEWLSRDLATAVRDDAVDDEETDRFLSVYGVVEREDGPPKLVEPMLVTRTGDSIPEYDLRDVSDTLVVRVTADEFGA, from the coding sequence ATGACGCAGGTCTGTCTCGTGGGCGACGGGGAGGTCAACCTCAGGTACGAACTCCTCTCGCGGGAGACGGCCCGCGACGCCCTGGCGACCTACGACCTGCGGGAGCCCTTCGCCAACTCGCTGGCCGTCGAGACGGTCAGCCTGGGAGCCGCCGTCTCGCTGCTGAACGACCTCGACTGGTACCTCGTGCGGTTCGTCGACGCGGCGCTGGTCCGGGAGCCGTCGATCAGCGAGACGGAGTGGCTCTCGCGGGACCTCGCGACGGCCGTCCGGGACGACGCGGTCGACGACGAGGAGACCGACCGCTTTCTCTCGGTGTACGGCGTCGTCGAGCGCGAGGACGGGCCGCCGAAGCTCGTCGAGCCGATGCTGGTGACCCGCACGGGCGACTCCATCCCCGAGTACGACCTGCGGGACGTCTCGGACACGCTGGTGGTCCGCGTCACGGCCGACGAGTTCGGCGCGTAG
- a CDS encoding tRNA sulfurtransferase yields MQPPGADVVLVRHGELGIKSDQVRRKMEGRLADNLAALLAHRGVDGEIERKRTRLYVHTDEPDRAADAAADAFGVVSASPALTVEPTLPAIEDALARTAEACWQGGPFAVRARRAGQKDAHDFSSRDLEQEGGSAVWEAIESAGGEPEVDLDDPAFTVHVECREDRAYVFTEKREGPGGLPVGTQYPVAVLISGGIDSPVAAWRLMRRGCPIRPVYVDLGDYGGPDHRARAVATVEDLAAHAPNMDVDVRVVPGGDDVADLAEELDRTRMLSLRRYMFAAAEAVVEATDAVGIATGEAIGQKSSQTSANLAATDTAVDCPVHRPNLSANKSEITQQAREIGTFEESTIPTGCNRVAPSFPETNADPETVRELEPDDLLERAREAARDADIVPVDP; encoded by the coding sequence ATGCAACCGCCGGGAGCCGACGTCGTGCTGGTCCGCCACGGCGAGCTGGGGATCAAGAGCGACCAGGTCCGACGGAAGATGGAGGGGCGCCTGGCGGACAACCTCGCCGCGCTGCTCGCCCACCGCGGCGTCGACGGCGAGATAGAGCGCAAGCGGACGCGGCTGTACGTCCACACCGACGAGCCCGACCGCGCGGCCGACGCCGCCGCCGACGCGTTCGGCGTCGTCTCCGCCAGCCCGGCGCTGACCGTCGAGCCGACCCTGCCTGCCATCGAGGACGCGCTGGCCCGCACCGCAGAGGCCTGCTGGCAGGGTGGACCCTTCGCCGTCCGCGCCCGTCGGGCCGGCCAGAAAGACGCTCACGACTTCTCCAGCCGCGACCTCGAACAGGAGGGCGGCTCGGCGGTGTGGGAGGCCATCGAATCGGCCGGCGGCGAGCCCGAGGTCGACCTCGACGACCCGGCCTTCACGGTCCACGTCGAGTGCCGCGAGGACCGGGCCTACGTCTTCACGGAGAAGCGCGAGGGGCCGGGCGGCCTGCCCGTCGGCACCCAGTACCCAGTCGCGGTCCTGATCAGCGGCGGCATCGACTCGCCCGTGGCGGCCTGGCGGCTCATGCGCCGCGGCTGTCCGATCCGACCAGTCTACGTCGACCTCGGCGACTACGGCGGCCCGGACCACCGCGCGCGGGCCGTCGCGACCGTCGAGGACCTTGCGGCCCACGCGCCCAACATGGACGTGGACGTGCGGGTCGTCCCCGGCGGTGACGACGTAGCCGACCTCGCCGAGGAACTCGACCGGACGCGGATGCTCTCGCTGCGCCGCTACATGTTCGCCGCCGCCGAGGCCGTCGTCGAGGCGACCGACGCCGTCGGCATCGCCACCGGCGAGGCCATCGGCCAGAAGTCCAGCCAGACGAGCGCCAACCTCGCGGCGACGGACACCGCGGTCGACTGCCCCGTCCACCGCCCGAACCTCTCCGCGAACAAGTCCGAGATTACCCAGCAGGCCCGCGAGATCGGCACGTTCGAGGAGTCGACCATCCCGACGGGCTGCAACCGCGTCGCGCCCTCGTTCCCCGAGACCAACGCCGACCCCGAGACGGTCCGGGAACTGGAGCCCGACGACCTCCTGGAACGTGCCCGCGAGGCCGCGCGCGACGCCGATATCGTGCCCGTCGATCCCTGA
- a CDS encoding methionine adenosyltransferase, protein MTDRNIHVEPASGHAVEDQAVEIVERKGIGHPDSICDGVAESVSRALAQAYLDRFGTVLHYNTDETQLVAGTAAPAFGGGEVLEPIYLLIVGRATKEYEGERFPAETVALDAAREYLEENFPFLEVGSDVVVDVRLGEGSGDLQDVFGDEEAVPMANDTSYGVGHAPLTETERIVRETEHRLNGEYSDDNPVVGQDVKVMGKREGDHVDVTVAAAMVDRHVADLEEYKAAVAGVEEYVRDLAEDITDRDVAVHVNTADDYDEGSIYLTTTGTSAEQGDDGSVGRGNRANGLITPNRPMSMEATSGKNPVNHIGKIYNLLSTEIAESVADEVDGIRQLQIRLLSQIGSPIDDPHVADASVVTEEGVTVADIEDEVRAAIDDELAGVTDLTQRVIDGELSTF, encoded by the coding sequence ATGACCGACCGGAACATCCACGTCGAGCCCGCGAGCGGGCACGCCGTGGAGGACCAGGCTGTAGAGATCGTCGAGCGGAAGGGTATCGGCCACCCGGACTCGATCTGCGACGGCGTCGCCGAGAGCGTCTCTCGGGCGCTCGCGCAGGCGTACCTCGATCGGTTCGGGACCGTCCTCCACTACAACACGGACGAGACCCAGCTGGTCGCGGGCACGGCAGCGCCGGCCTTCGGCGGCGGCGAGGTGCTGGAGCCCATCTACCTGCTGATCGTCGGCCGCGCGACCAAGGAGTACGAGGGCGAGCGCTTCCCCGCGGAGACCGTCGCCCTCGACGCGGCCCGCGAGTACCTCGAGGAGAACTTCCCGTTCCTCGAGGTGGGCTCCGACGTCGTCGTAGACGTCCGCCTCGGCGAGGGCAGCGGCGACCTACAGGACGTCTTCGGCGACGAGGAGGCCGTCCCGATGGCCAACGACACGAGCTACGGCGTCGGCCACGCGCCGCTGACCGAGACCGAGCGGATCGTCCGCGAGACCGAGCACCGGCTCAACGGCGAGTACAGCGACGACAACCCCGTCGTCGGCCAGGACGTCAAGGTGATGGGCAAGCGCGAGGGCGACCACGTCGACGTGACGGTCGCCGCCGCCATGGTCGACCGCCACGTGGCCGACCTCGAGGAGTACAAAGCGGCCGTCGCCGGCGTCGAGGAGTACGTCCGGGACCTCGCCGAGGACATCACCGACCGCGACGTCGCGGTTCACGTCAACACGGCCGACGACTACGACGAGGGGTCGATCTACCTGACGACGACCGGCACCTCCGCCGAGCAGGGCGACGACGGCTCCGTCGGCCGGGGCAACCGCGCCAACGGCCTCATCACGCCGAACCGGCCGATGAGCATGGAGGCCACCTCTGGCAAGAACCCCGTCAACCACATCGGCAAGATCTACAACCTCCTGTCGACGGAGATCGCCGAGTCCGTCGCCGACGAGGTCGACGGCATCCGTCAGCTCCAGATCCGCCTGCTCTCCCAGATCGGGTCGCCCATCGACGACCCTCACGTGGCCGACGCCTCGGTCGTCACCGAGGAGGGCGTCACCGTCGCGGACATCGAGGACGAGGTCCGGGCCGCCATCGACGACGAGCTCGCGGGCGTGACCGACCTCACCCAGCGGGTCATCGACGGCGAGCTGTCGACGTTCTAG
- the cyaB gene encoding class IV adenylate cyclase — MYEVELKVAADHDAVRERLEAVGADALAAVEQADTYYDHPERDFAETDEALRVRRERSDEGDVDRITYKGPKVDPDSKTREEVETSVGAGGDADDIFRALGFDPVATVEKEREHYAYEGYTVTLDSVAGVGDFVEVETEAEDVDAAREGAKAVMRDLGLDPDEQVRTSYLGLLLADADE, encoded by the coding sequence ATGTACGAGGTCGAACTGAAGGTCGCGGCGGACCACGACGCGGTCCGGGAGCGACTCGAGGCGGTCGGCGCCGACGCTCTGGCGGCGGTCGAGCAGGCCGACACGTACTACGACCACCCGGAGCGGGACTTCGCGGAGACCGACGAGGCGCTGCGCGTCCGCCGCGAGCGGTCCGACGAGGGCGACGTCGACCGGATCACCTACAAGGGGCCGAAGGTCGACCCCGACTCGAAGACTCGCGAGGAGGTCGAGACCAGCGTCGGCGCGGGCGGGGACGCGGACGACATCTTCCGGGCGCTGGGGTTCGACCCGGTCGCGACGGTCGAGAAGGAGCGCGAGCACTACGCCTACGAGGGGTACACGGTGACGCTCGACAGCGTCGCCGGCGTCGGCGACTTCGTCGAGGTCGAGACGGAGGCCGAGGACGTCGACGCGGCCCGCGAGGGCGCGAAGGCGGTCATGCGCGACCTGGGACTCGACCCGGACGAGCAGGTCCGGACCTCCTATCTCGGTCTGCTGCTCGCTGATGCAGACGAGTAA
- a CDS encoding FKBP-type peptidyl-prolyl cis-trans isomerase, with the protein MSNDSEAEEADAEAQQAETQADEEVAEEETEDGLQQGDFVEIDYTARTVDEGDLVDTTDAEVAEEEGVGEDQEFGPRTIVLGQGHLFEAVEEDIYGGEPGDTGDVVVAAAEAFGEYDESEVRTVSKDKIPEDDRYPGAHVDVDGEHGHLETIIGGRARVDFNHPLAGEDIEYEYEILSEVDDREEQAQGLISMMLDMELDVWFETETVEEEQMVEPDEDDEDAEPEFETVETEKETLYIEATPQLTMNQQWMMGKQQIAQQLTQLLDIDRIIVQEELGGGGMGMPGMMGGMGGGAGGADIEEALEDADVDAEEIVDEIEGAEE; encoded by the coding sequence ATGAGCAACGACTCCGAGGCCGAGGAGGCCGACGCCGAAGCACAGCAAGCGGAGACACAGGCCGATGAGGAGGTCGCCGAAGAGGAGACCGAGGACGGACTCCAGCAGGGCGACTTCGTCGAGATCGACTACACCGCACGCACCGTCGACGAGGGCGACCTCGTCGACACGACCGACGCCGAGGTCGCCGAGGAGGAGGGCGTCGGCGAGGACCAGGAGTTCGGTCCCCGCACCATCGTCCTCGGCCAGGGCCACCTCTTCGAGGCCGTCGAGGAGGACATCTACGGCGGCGAGCCCGGCGACACCGGCGACGTCGTCGTCGCCGCCGCCGAGGCCTTCGGTGAGTACGACGAGAGCGAGGTCCGCACCGTCTCGAAGGACAAGATCCCCGAGGACGACCGCTACCCCGGCGCGCACGTCGACGTCGACGGCGAGCACGGCCACCTCGAGACGATCATCGGCGGCCGCGCGCGCGTCGACTTCAACCACCCGCTGGCCGGCGAGGACATCGAGTACGAGTACGAGATCCTCAGCGAGGTCGACGACCGCGAGGAGCAGGCCCAGGGCCTCATCTCGATGATGCTCGACATGGAGCTCGACGTCTGGTTCGAGACCGAGACCGTCGAGGAGGAGCAGATGGTCGAGCCCGACGAGGACGACGAGGACGCCGAGCCCGAGTTCGAGACCGTCGAGACCGAGAAGGAGACGCTCTACATCGAGGCCACGCCCCAGCTCACCATGAACCAGCAGTGGATGATGGGCAAGCAGCAGATCGCCCAGCAGCTCACCCAGCTGCTGGACATCGACCGCATCATCGTCCAGGAGGAGCTGGGCGGTGGCGGCATGGGCATGCCCGGCATGATGGGCGGCATGGGCGGCGGCGCCGGCGGCGCCGACATCGAGGAGGCCCTCGAGGATGCCGACGTCGACGCCGAGGAGATCGTCGACGAGATCGAAGGCGCAGAAGAGTAG
- a CDS encoding magnesium transporter, which yields MASATPDVQQSIATAPSPGAAFADLPPDRRRVVFFQLPETVRHNVVEGLGEDELAGFVRRLDPDEATDVLGYADEERKERVLDRLNEQRRERIEFLLGFSPESAAGLMDLDYVTVDVGIDFGAVADRVRRHEERTGRFPTVFVTDAGDLLGELPPETLAVRERGERVERDHLYEVPSVRYDRPDTEVVDVFRDNPESEVAVLDDDGSILGVIYADDILRLVENEAGETLYEFTAVSEEESVLDGPGVKIRSRYKWLIINLGTAFLAAGVVGAFESTIQALPLLAAYMPVVAGMGGNAGTQSMAVTVRGISLEQVSLSTGGRVIANEAIAGAANGAITGVLVAIIATVFNQSAALGLVVGVSMVLNLVIAGFFGALIPLILDRMEYDPATSATIFITTATDVLGFFVFLGLARAVLL from the coding sequence ATGGCATCGGCCACGCCGGACGTGCAGCAGTCGATCGCGACGGCTCCGTCACCGGGAGCGGCGTTCGCCGACCTCCCGCCGGACCGCCGGCGGGTCGTGTTCTTCCAGCTCCCCGAGACGGTCCGACACAACGTCGTCGAGGGACTGGGCGAGGACGAGCTCGCGGGCTTCGTGCGGCGCCTCGACCCCGACGAGGCCACGGACGTCCTGGGGTACGCCGACGAGGAGCGCAAGGAGCGCGTCCTCGACAGGCTGAACGAGCAGCGCCGCGAGCGCATCGAGTTCCTGCTGGGCTTCAGCCCGGAGAGCGCGGCGGGCCTGATGGACCTGGACTACGTCACCGTCGACGTCGGGATCGACTTCGGGGCGGTGGCGGACCGGGTCCGCCGACACGAGGAACGCACCGGCCGGTTCCCCACGGTCTTCGTGACCGATGCGGGGGACCTCCTCGGCGAGCTCCCGCCGGAGACGCTCGCGGTGCGGGAGCGCGGCGAGCGGGTCGAGCGCGACCACCTCTACGAGGTCCCGTCGGTCCGGTACGACCGGCCGGACACCGAGGTCGTCGACGTGTTCCGCGACAACCCGGAGAGCGAGGTGGCCGTCCTCGACGACGACGGGTCGATCCTGGGAGTCATCTACGCCGACGACATCCTCCGACTGGTCGAGAACGAGGCCGGCGAGACCCTCTACGAGTTCACCGCAGTCAGCGAGGAGGAGAGCGTCCTCGACGGCCCAGGCGTGAAGATCCGGAGCCGCTACAAGTGGCTGATCATCAACCTCGGGACGGCGTTCCTCGCGGCCGGCGTCGTCGGGGCCTTCGAGAGCACGATCCAGGCGCTCCCGCTGCTGGCGGCGTACATGCCCGTCGTCGCCGGCATGGGCGGTAACGCTGGGACGCAGTCGATGGCGGTCACCGTGCGCGGCATCTCACTGGAGCAGGTGTCGCTGTCGACGGGCGGGCGCGTCATCGCCAACGAGGCGATCGCCGGCGCCGCCAACGGGGCGATCACCGGCGTCCTCGTCGCGATCATCGCCACCGTCTTCAACCAGAGCGCGGCGCTGGGCCTGGTCGTCGGCGTCTCCATGGTGTTGAACCTCGTCATCGCGGGCTTCTTCGGCGCGCTCATCCCGCTGATCCTGGACCGGATGGAGTACGACCCCGCGACGTCGGCGACCATCTTCATCACCACCGCGACGGACGTGCTGGGCTTCTTCGTCTTCCTCGGTCTGGCGCGGGCCGTGCTGCTGTAG
- a CDS encoding RAD55 family ATPase, translated as MVNRLRTGIDVLDRKLDGGIPEGSIVALTAEPASQAELFLYELTATRGTLWLSLDRTAEAVLASIEQTPATTGDPTVRHISGEAPLDNAGKLVSALPETSNLIVDPLDVLEAQEPHSRFRAFMNDMQNHIVNTGSLAIVHCLDGHEVPPLRDTTEHFADVVFRLETRVAGDEIENKLAIPKFRGGRAPADVIKLDLVEQVSIDTSRDIA; from the coding sequence ATGGTGAATCGCCTGCGGACGGGGATCGACGTCCTCGACCGCAAACTCGACGGGGGGATCCCGGAGGGGAGCATCGTCGCGCTGACCGCGGAGCCGGCCAGCCAGGCGGAGCTGTTCCTCTACGAGCTGACGGCTACCCGCGGGACCCTCTGGCTGTCGCTGGACCGGACGGCCGAGGCCGTTCTGGCCAGCATCGAGCAGACCCCCGCGACCACGGGCGATCCGACCGTCCGGCACATCTCCGGCGAGGCGCCGCTGGACAACGCCGGCAAGCTGGTCTCCGCGCTACCGGAGACCTCCAACCTCATCGTCGACCCGCTGGACGTCCTCGAAGCTCAGGAGCCCCACTCCCGCTTCCGGGCGTTCATGAACGACATGCAGAACCACATCGTCAACACCGGGAGCCTCGCCATCGTCCACTGCCTGGACGGCCACGAGGTGCCGCCGCTGCGGGACACCACCGAGCACTTCGCGGACGTGGTCTTCCGCCTGGAGACCCGCGTCGCCGGCGACGAGATCGAGAACAAGCTGGCGATCCCGAAGTTCCGCGGCGGACGCGCGCCCGCCGACGTCATCAAGCTCGACCTCGTCGAGCAGGTCAGCATCGACACGTCTCGCGACATCGCCTGA